One window of the Paraburkholderia sp. PGU19 genome contains the following:
- the kdsB gene encoding 3-deoxy-manno-octulosonate cytidylyltransferase: MNDTLHTPPFIAVVPARLASTRLPNKPLADIGGKPMVVRVAERALESGAQQVLVATDAQSVFDVARAHGIDAMMTRADHPSGTDRLAEVAAHYGWSDDTIVVNVQGDEPLIDPALVRGVASHLATTDGCAIATAAHPIHEPAEIFNPNVVKVVLDARGVALYFSRAPIPWARDAYQPHWPNVAQMPAPPAPAAVYRHIGLYAYRAKFLRTYPSLSISPIEQAEALEQLRAMWHGERIAVLVTHDAPLPGVDTPDDLARVQAFFGSSA; the protein is encoded by the coding sequence ATGAACGACACCCTGCACACTCCGCCCTTCATCGCCGTCGTCCCGGCGCGCCTCGCTTCGACGCGTCTGCCGAACAAGCCGCTGGCCGATATCGGCGGCAAACCGATGGTCGTGCGTGTCGCGGAACGCGCGCTCGAGTCGGGCGCGCAGCAGGTGCTGGTCGCGACCGACGCGCAATCGGTATTCGACGTCGCGCGCGCGCATGGCATCGACGCGATGATGACGCGCGCCGATCATCCGTCGGGCACGGACCGTCTCGCGGAAGTGGCGGCGCATTACGGCTGGAGCGACGACACGATCGTCGTCAACGTGCAGGGCGACGAGCCGCTGATCGATCCGGCACTGGTGCGCGGCGTAGCGTCGCACCTCGCAACCACAGATGGCTGCGCGATCGCGACAGCCGCGCATCCGATCCACGAGCCCGCTGAGATATTCAATCCGAACGTCGTCAAGGTCGTACTCGATGCGCGCGGTGTCGCGCTGTACTTCTCGCGCGCGCCGATTCCATGGGCTCGCGACGCCTACCAGCCGCATTGGCCGAATGTCGCGCAGATGCCCGCTCCGCCTGCACCCGCTGCTGTGTACCGGCATATCGGACTGTATGCGTATCGCGCGAAGTTCCTCCGTACTTACCCGAGTCTGTCGATCTCGCCAATCGAGCAGGCCGAAGCACTCGAACAGCTGCGTGCAATGTGGCACGGCGAGCGTATTGCGGTGCTCGTCACGCATGACGCGCCGCTGCCGGGCGTCGACACGCCTGACGATCTGGCCCGTGTACAGGCGTTTTTCGGGTCGTCGGCGTAA
- a CDS encoding Trm112 family protein, translating into MDARLLEILVCPICKGPLSYDRAAQELICNADKLAYPIRDGIPVMLVDEARQTVEGTPVDLNPGSVA; encoded by the coding sequence GTGGACGCTCGCCTGCTTGAAATTCTCGTTTGCCCGATCTGCAAGGGCCCGCTCAGCTACGACCGTGCCGCGCAGGAGCTGATCTGCAACGCAGACAAGCTCGCCTATCCGATCCGCGACGGCATTCCCGTGATGCTCGTCGACGAAGCGCGGCAAACAGTCGAAGGCACGCCCGTCGATCTGAACCCTGGCTCCGTCGCCTGA
- the lpxK gene encoding tetraacyldisaccharide 4'-kinase yields MSELASRLEARIAREWQQRGPLAWAMTPLACVFGAVALTRRAAFRLGWLKSVRVRVPVVVVGNVTVGGTGKTPTVIALVQALRSAGFTPGVVSRGYGVKITLPTLVTPTSKASQAGDEPLLIARRTGAPVFVCPDRVAAAEALCKAHRNVDVIVSDDGLQHYRLERDAEIVVFDHRLGGNGFLLPAGPLREPLSRERDATLINNPYDRALPPWPNTFSLELAPGDAWHLDNPRLRRPLAQFAGERVLAAAGIGAPERFFATLRAAGLSPQTRALPDHYAFSTNPFVDVDADAILITEKDAVKLGSWHDARLWVVPVEATLDHRLIALVVEKVRGRSPA; encoded by the coding sequence ATGAGCGAACTCGCTTCCCGCCTCGAAGCGCGCATCGCGCGCGAGTGGCAGCAGCGCGGCCCGCTCGCGTGGGCGATGACGCCGCTCGCCTGTGTGTTCGGCGCGGTCGCGCTCACGCGCCGCGCGGCGTTCAGGCTCGGCTGGCTGAAGTCGGTGCGCGTTCGCGTGCCCGTTGTGGTGGTCGGCAACGTGACGGTCGGCGGCACGGGCAAAACGCCGACGGTAATCGCGCTCGTGCAGGCGCTGCGCAGCGCGGGCTTCACGCCGGGCGTCGTGTCGCGCGGCTACGGCGTGAAGATTACGCTGCCGACGCTGGTCACGCCGACTTCGAAGGCATCGCAGGCGGGCGACGAGCCGCTCCTGATCGCGCGCCGCACGGGTGCGCCCGTGTTCGTCTGCCCGGATCGCGTCGCCGCCGCCGAGGCGCTGTGCAAGGCTCACCGCAATGTCGACGTGATCGTCAGCGACGACGGCCTGCAGCACTACCGTCTGGAGCGCGACGCCGAGATCGTCGTGTTCGATCACCGGCTAGGCGGCAACGGCTTCCTGCTGCCCGCCGGCCCGTTGCGCGAACCGCTGTCGCGCGAGCGCGACGCGACGTTGATCAACAATCCGTACGACCGCGCGCTGCCGCCGTGGCCCAACACGTTCTCGCTGGAACTCGCGCCCGGCGACGCGTGGCATCTCGACAATCCGCGCCTGCGCCGCCCGCTCGCGCAGTTCGCCGGGGAGCGCGTGCTCGCGGCGGCGGGCATCGGCGCGCCCGAGCGTTTCTTCGCGACGCTGCGCGCGGCGGGCCTCTCGCCGCAGACGCGCGCGCTGCCCGATCATTACGCGTTCAGCACGAATCCGTTCGTCGACGTGGACGCCGATGCGATCCTGATCACTGAAAAGGATGCGGTAAAATTGGGGTCCTGGCATGATGCGCGGCTCTGGGTCGTCCCCGTCGAAGCCACGCTCGATCATCGCCTCATTGCACTCGTTGTGGAGAAAGTCCGTGGACGCTCGCCTGCTTGA
- the xseA gene encoding exodeoxyribonuclease VII large subunit gives MNSESPFSSSAGAGGDVVVPVSVLNRAIGTMLERSFPLVWVSGEVSNFTRAASGHWYFSIKDAQAQMRCVMFRGRAQYAEFTPREGDKIEVRALVTMYEPRGELQLNVEAVRRTGQGRLYEAFLRLKAQLESEGLFDAERKRALPAHPRAIGIVTSLQAAALRDVLTTLARRAPHIPVIVYPAPVQGAGVSAKLAAMVETASRRGEVDVLIVCRGGGSIEDLWAFNEEVLARAIAESKMPVVSGVGHETDFTIADFAADVRAPTPTGAAELVSPQRVLLLRDLDHRHATLARGFGRMMERRAQQLDWLARRLVSPAERLARQRTHLQQLSVRLASAGARPVRDARARFALVQMRWQRWRPDLSLQRSQVNGLAERLERALLRQHERHIARVETLAARLEVLSPQRTLERGYAALLDAQNGRAVRAPSALKPGRRMTVHLAEGSADIALSDVQPRLTDGF, from the coding sequence ATGAATTCCGAAAGTCCTTTCTCGTCGTCCGCTGGCGCGGGCGGCGATGTCGTCGTTCCCGTCTCGGTGCTCAACCGCGCGATCGGCACGATGCTCGAACGCTCGTTTCCGCTCGTCTGGGTTTCCGGCGAAGTGTCGAACTTCACGCGTGCCGCAAGCGGGCACTGGTATTTCTCGATCAAGGACGCGCAGGCGCAGATGCGCTGCGTGATGTTCCGCGGCCGCGCGCAATATGCGGAGTTCACGCCGCGTGAAGGCGACAAGATCGAAGTGCGCGCGCTTGTCACGATGTACGAGCCGCGTGGCGAACTGCAACTGAATGTCGAGGCTGTGCGCCGTACGGGTCAAGGCCGTTTGTACGAAGCGTTCCTGCGGCTGAAGGCGCAACTCGAATCAGAAGGCCTGTTCGACGCGGAGCGCAAGCGCGCGCTGCCCGCGCATCCGCGCGCGATCGGCATTGTCACGTCGTTGCAGGCGGCCGCATTGCGCGACGTGCTGACAACCCTGGCGCGCCGCGCGCCTCACATTCCCGTGATCGTCTATCCCGCGCCCGTGCAGGGTGCGGGCGTCAGCGCGAAGCTGGCCGCGATGGTCGAGACGGCAAGCCGGCGCGGCGAAGTGGACGTGCTGATCGTGTGCCGCGGTGGCGGCTCGATCGAAGACCTGTGGGCGTTCAACGAAGAAGTGCTGGCCCGCGCGATTGCGGAAAGCAAGATGCCCGTCGTGAGCGGCGTCGGTCACGAAACCGACTTCACGATCGCCGACTTCGCCGCCGATGTCCGCGCGCCCACGCCCACGGGCGCCGCCGAACTCGTCAGCCCGCAGCGCGTGCTGCTCTTGCGCGACCTCGATCATCGTCATGCGACGCTCGCGCGCGGCTTCGGCCGCATGATGGAGCGGCGCGCGCAACAACTCGACTGGCTCGCGCGGCGTCTCGTGTCGCCGGCCGAAAGGCTCGCGCGGCAACGCACGCATCTGCAGCAACTGAGCGTTCGGCTCGCGTCGGCAGGTGCACGGCCCGTGCGTGATGCGCGCGCGCGTTTCGCCCTCGTGCAGATGCGCTGGCAGCGCTGGCGCCCCGATCTCTCGCTGCAACGTTCGCAAGTGAACGGTCTTGCCGAGCGGCTCGAGCGCGCATTGTTGCGTCAACATGAAAGACACATTGCGCGCGTGGAAACGCTTGCCGCGCGGCTCGAAGTACTGAGCCCGCAACGCACGCTCGAACGTGGCTACGCAGCCTTGCTCGATGCGCAAAACGGCCGGGCAGTGCGCGCGCCATCGGCACTGAAGCCGGGCCGCCGCATGACCGTTCACCTCGCCGAAGGCTCGGCGGATATCGCGCTGTCGGATGTTCAGCCGCGTCTTACGGATGGCTTTTAA
- a CDS encoding Fe-Mn family superoxide dismutase: MEHTLPPLPFAKNALAPHMSEETLEFHYGKHHQTYVTNLNNLIKGTEFENLSLEEIVKKSSGGIFNNSAQIWNHTFFWNSLSPQGGGAPKGKVADAINAKWGSFDKFKEEFTKTAVGTFGSGWAWLVKKADGSLDLVSTSNAATPLTTDAKALLTIDVWEHAYYIDYRNARPKFVEAFWNIVNWDFAEKNFA; encoded by the coding sequence ATGGAACATACGCTCCCGCCGCTGCCGTTCGCGAAGAACGCGCTCGCTCCGCACATGTCGGAAGAGACGCTCGAGTTTCACTACGGCAAGCACCATCAGACCTATGTGACCAACCTGAACAATCTGATCAAGGGCACTGAGTTCGAGAACCTGTCGCTGGAAGAGATCGTCAAGAAGTCGTCGGGCGGTATCTTCAACAACTCCGCGCAAATCTGGAATCACACGTTCTTCTGGAACAGCCTGTCGCCGCAAGGTGGTGGCGCGCCGAAGGGCAAGGTCGCCGACGCGATCAACGCGAAGTGGGGTTCATTCGACAAATTCAAGGAAGAATTCACGAAGACGGCAGTCGGCACGTTCGGCTCGGGCTGGGCATGGCTCGTGAAGAAGGCAGACGGTTCGCTGGATCTGGTGTCGACCAGCAACGCCGCCACGCCTCTGACCACGGACGCAAAGGCGCTCCTCACGATCGACGTGTGGGAACACGCGTACTACATCGACTACCGCAATGCGCGTCCGAAGTTCGTCGAAGCATTCTGGAACATCGTGAACTGGGACTTCGCGGAAAAGAACTTCGCGTAA
- a CDS encoding NYN domain-containing protein, producing the protein MASSQDTVSMALFCDFENVALGVRDAKYEKFDIKLVLERLLLKGSIVVKKAYCDWDRYKGFKAAMHEANFELIEIPHVRQSGKNSADIRLVVDALDLCYTKSHVNTFVIISGDSDFSPLVSKLRENAKQVIGVGVQRSTSDLLTANCDEFIFYDDLVRENQRAAAKRDSAKAAQQAAQQATKRASDGEKRKEDLETRKTKAVELAVQTFDALASERGDSGKIWASVLKNAIKRRKPDFNETYYGFRAFGNLLEEAQSRGLLEVGRDEKSGTFVYRSGSSGAAASVEVASPRETGDEWAAMPAAAEIVDLEEATVTADVEADVPVDEAVEVAAHAVSTGHADNGKSEPRRKGRGTRKPAAKRAKKTERVEAAEGETDSSLAAETQHVAEPVAVSEAHAPVLEAEHPATEAPAAKKKPSRKSTARSRRPRKTESANDAE; encoded by the coding sequence ATGGCGTCATCCCAGGATACCGTCAGCATGGCGCTGTTCTGTGATTTCGAAAATGTCGCGCTCGGCGTGCGCGACGCGAAATACGAAAAATTCGACATCAAGCTCGTGCTCGAACGGCTGCTGCTCAAAGGCAGCATCGTCGTGAAGAAGGCGTACTGCGACTGGGACCGCTACAAGGGCTTCAAGGCCGCAATGCACGAAGCGAACTTCGAGCTGATCGAAATTCCGCATGTGCGGCAATCAGGCAAGAATTCCGCAGACATTCGCCTCGTCGTCGATGCACTCGACCTCTGCTATACGAAGTCGCACGTCAATACGTTCGTCATCATCAGCGGCGATTCGGATTTTTCGCCGCTCGTGTCGAAGCTGCGTGAAAACGCGAAACAGGTGATCGGCGTCGGCGTGCAACGCTCGACGTCGGATCTGCTGACGGCCAATTGCGACGAATTCATTTTCTACGACGATCTGGTGCGCGAGAACCAGCGCGCCGCTGCGAAACGCGACAGCGCGAAAGCCGCGCAGCAGGCAGCGCAACAGGCCACGAAACGCGCATCCGACGGCGAGAAGCGAAAGGAAGACCTGGAAACGCGCAAGACGAAAGCGGTCGAACTGGCCGTGCAGACTTTCGATGCACTCGCGTCGGAGCGTGGCGATAGCGGCAAAATCTGGGCGTCGGTGCTGAAGAACGCGATCAAGCGCCGCAAGCCCGATTTCAACGAGACGTACTACGGTTTCCGCGCATTCGGCAATCTGCTCGAAGAAGCGCAGTCGCGCGGGCTGCTCGAAGTGGGCCGCGACGAGAAGTCGGGCACGTTCGTATATCGCAGCGGGTCGTCCGGTGCGGCTGCGTCGGTCGAAGTCGCGAGCCCGCGCGAGACAGGCGATGAATGGGCAGCGATGCCTGCCGCCGCCGAGATCGTGGATCTGGAAGAAGCGACTGTCACAGCCGATGTCGAAGCAGATGTGCCCGTTGATGAAGCAGTCGAGGTTGCGGCGCATGCTGTATCGACCGGTCACGCCGACAACGGCAAGAGCGAGCCGCGCCGCAAGGGACGCGGCACCCGCAAGCCCGCTGCAAAGAGAGCGAAGAAGACTGAACGCGTCGAAGCGGCTGAAGGCGAAACGGATTCGTCGCTGGCTGCGGAAACGCAGCATGTGGCGGAACCCGTCGCGGTATCGGAGGCTCACGCGCCTGTGCTCGAAGCGGAACATCCCGCAACGGAAGCGCCCGCTGCGAAGAAGAAGCCCTCGCGCAAATCGACGGCGCGCAGCCGCCGTCCGCGCAAGACCGAGTCGGCCAACGACGCGGAGTGA
- a CDS encoding isochorismatase family protein has translation MAQALSIDPRSTAIVLIDLQHSNVGRQLAPHSAADVVARSVRAADALRAAGGTVVFVRVDVAQLLSLPADAPLRPRDAPAPPPHASDLVPECNMQAGDLVVTKRQWGAFYGTDLEQQLRRRHIRTIALTGIATNFGVESTARAAFDQGYELIFIEDAMSGLSGDTHAFPIDHIFPRMGFVRSTEEFISAVAETGTFGGA, from the coding sequence ATGGCGCAAGCGCTTTCCATCGATCCGCGCAGCACGGCCATCGTGCTGATCGATCTGCAGCACAGCAATGTCGGCCGGCAACTGGCACCGCATTCCGCCGCTGATGTCGTCGCGCGTTCCGTACGCGCCGCCGACGCATTGCGCGCGGCGGGCGGCACGGTCGTGTTCGTACGCGTCGATGTCGCGCAACTGCTGTCGTTGCCCGCCGATGCGCCGCTGCGTCCGCGCGATGCGCCCGCTCCGCCGCCGCACGCATCGGACCTCGTGCCCGAGTGCAATATGCAGGCCGGCGATCTCGTCGTGACGAAGCGCCAGTGGGGCGCGTTTTACGGCACCGATCTGGAACAGCAATTGCGACGCCGTCACATCCGCACTATCGCGCTGACGGGCATTGCGACGAACTTCGGCGTCGAGTCGACGGCGCGCGCGGCGTTCGACCAGGGCTATGAGCTGATCTTCATCGAAGATGCGATGTCGGGCCTGTCGGGCGACACGCATGCCTTTCCGATCGACCATATCTTTCCGCGCATGGGCTTCGTGCGCTCGACAGAGGAATTCATCAGCGCCGTTGCCGAAACAGGGACGTTCGGCGGCGCGTGA
- a CDS encoding TetR/AcrR family transcriptional regulator, whose translation MSLASDNPKVRRIPQQERAAKRVDALLDAAGDVIAERGFDAATMTAIAERAGASIGAVYQYFPNKDALVFALRTRYGDEMDAQWSALGEAAHEWSVDKLVERLFALMIDFIAARPAYLPLLSVTLNFRRDAAARNRLRGRFAELFQRYSPALSDDEAFRVAEVALQVVKSLNPLYAAAKPKDRKALVDEYRLVVSSYLAARLR comes from the coding sequence ATGAGTCTCGCCTCAGATAATCCAAAAGTGCGGCGCATTCCCCAGCAGGAACGCGCGGCAAAGCGTGTCGATGCGCTGCTCGACGCCGCCGGCGACGTGATCGCGGAGCGCGGTTTCGACGCCGCGACAATGACGGCGATCGCCGAACGCGCGGGCGCGTCGATTGGTGCCGTCTATCAATACTTTCCCAATAAGGATGCGCTCGTTTTCGCGCTGCGCACGCGCTACGGCGACGAAATGGACGCGCAATGGAGCGCGCTGGGCGAAGCAGCGCACGAATGGAGCGTTGATAAACTGGTCGAGCGCCTTTTCGCGCTGATGATCGACTTCATCGCGGCGCGGCCCGCGTATCTGCCGCTGCTGTCGGTGACGCTGAATTTCCGGCGCGACGCGGCCGCGCGCAACCGCTTGCGCGGCCGGTTCGCCGAACTGTTTCAGCGCTACAGCCCGGCGTTATCGGACGACGAGGCGTTTCGCGTCGCCGAGGTCGCGTTGCAGGTCGTGAAAAGCCTGAATCCGCTGTACGCAGCCGCGAAACCGAAAGATCGCAAGGCGCTGGTCGACGAGTACAGGCTGGTCGTTTCGTCGTATCTCGCCGCGCGCCTGCGTTGA
- the clpP gene encoding ATP-dependent Clp endopeptidase proteolytic subunit ClpP, which produces MHRHFTYPAASGFNFVPTVIEQSGRGERAYDIYSRLLRERIVFLVGPVNDQSASLIVAQLLFLESENPDKDISFYINSPGGSVYDGLAIFDTMQFIKPDVSTLCTGFAASMGTFLLAAGAPGKRFALPNARIMIHQPSGGGQGTASDVEIQAKEVLYLRERLNSVLAERTGQSIAQIEKDTDRDNFMSADAAKAYGLVDDVLTTRVPAITEAAHSAM; this is translated from the coding sequence ATGCATCGACATTTCACTTACCCGGCCGCGTCCGGCTTCAATTTCGTGCCGACCGTCATCGAGCAATCGGGCCGCGGCGAACGCGCCTACGACATCTATTCGCGCCTGCTGCGCGAGCGGATCGTGTTTCTGGTCGGCCCCGTCAACGACCAGTCGGCGAGCCTGATCGTCGCGCAGTTGCTGTTTCTCGAATCGGAGAACCCTGACAAGGATATTTCTTTTTACATCAACTCGCCGGGCGGCTCGGTCTACGACGGCCTCGCGATCTTCGACACGATGCAGTTCATCAAGCCTGACGTATCGACGCTCTGCACGGGCTTTGCGGCCAGCATGGGCACCTTCCTGCTCGCGGCGGGCGCACCCGGCAAGCGCTTTGCGTTGCCGAACGCGCGCATCATGATCCATCAGCCTTCGGGCGGCGGCCAGGGCACGGCGTCGGACGTCGAGATACAAGCGAAGGAAGTGCTGTATCTACGCGAGCGCCTGAACAGCGTGCTCGCGGAAAGAACGGGCCAGAGCATCGCGCAGATCGAGAAGGACACGGATCGTGACAACTTCATGTCAGCGGATGCGGCGAAAGCCTACGGCCTCGTCGACGACGTGTTGACGACGCGCGTGCCCGCTATTACCGAAGCGGCGCACAGCGCGATGTAG
- a CDS encoding sigma-70 family RNA polymerase sigma factor — translation MEMNGEKAADFEAMRARLFALAYRMLGSRAEAEDIVQDAWLKWHAADASELRSSAAWLTTIATHLAIDRLRHLQIERATRSGGWMPEPWIESLAPSAEDLALQAVQMSYGVMLLLERLKPEERAAFVLHEAFDCDYAEIAKILAKTPANCRQMVHRARARLQREGVPAKRADPAAHARIVERLRAAMEAQDRAGLVRLFCEVPSVMSDAPETVDAVATAEQAATALSMRSRGDQMETVTMNGMRAVALMRDGEIDALLDISIGEDERIVALRIVTGALRLASATRVFGRAAVLQLLRPVSSQAASITMRGHFPVDIDA, via the coding sequence ATGGAAATGAACGGAGAGAAGGCGGCGGATTTCGAGGCGATGCGCGCGAGGCTCTTCGCGCTCGCATACCGGATGCTCGGCAGCCGCGCGGAAGCGGAAGACATCGTGCAGGACGCGTGGCTCAAATGGCATGCCGCCGACGCGAGCGAACTGCGTTCGTCGGCCGCATGGCTCACGACGATTGCGACACACCTCGCGATCGACCGGCTGCGCCATCTGCAGATCGAGCGCGCGACGCGTTCGGGCGGCTGGATGCCGGAACCGTGGATCGAGAGCCTTGCGCCTTCGGCGGAAGACCTCGCGTTGCAGGCCGTGCAGATGTCGTATGGCGTGATGCTGCTGCTCGAACGGCTGAAGCCTGAAGAACGCGCGGCATTCGTGCTGCATGAGGCATTCGATTGCGACTACGCGGAGATCGCGAAGATTCTTGCGAAGACGCCCGCAAATTGCCGGCAGATGGTGCATCGCGCGAGGGCGCGTTTGCAGCGCGAAGGCGTGCCGGCAAAGCGCGCCGATCCCGCTGCGCATGCGCGCATCGTCGAGCGTTTGCGGGCGGCGATGGAAGCGCAGGATCGCGCGGGGCTGGTGCGGCTCTTCTGCGAGGTGCCGAGCGTAATGAGCGACGCACCCGAAACGGTCGATGCCGTCGCGACGGCTGAACAGGCGGCGACCGCGCTGTCGATGCGCAGCCGTGGCGACCAGATGGAGACGGTGACGATGAACGGCATGCGCGCCGTAGCGTTGATGCGCGACGGCGAAATCGACGCGCTGCTTGACATTTCGATCGGCGAGGACGAGCGCATCGTCGCGTTGCGCATCGTGACGGGTGCGTTGCGGCTGGCGAGCGCAACGCGCGTGTTCGGGCGCGCGGCCGTCCTGCAACTTCTGCGGCCCGTCAGCAGTCAGGCCGCATCAATTACGATGCGCGGCCACTTCCCAGTTGATATCGACGCATAG
- a CDS encoding EAL domain-containing protein, translating to MSMIELDPPGFQPPRPVAGDEGSRRTVRYGGYTVFSVFQPVFSVSHRRAIGYHASLRAHDENEKQVPSAEVFTQAARRGDLLELGRLAESLHLGNFNAFDSHDEWLFLSLHPAALMDTSYGDALLAGLKALGLPPQRVVLEVSEQAGGETTRFAEIIDALRKSGFLIALDGFGAKHSNIDRVWNLRPDIVTLDRCILAQASEHSHIERVLPGIVSMLHESGQLVLMGGLTTERDALIALECNVDFVQGTFFAAPSVEPVARQATVSLMDKLSAALRERVAARERAQSERLAPFVTALEAASAQLIEGQPMAEATAPLLELRETARCFLLDGSGRQIGDNVLPQGRASQRAKRFRPLLHSEGASWERRPYFIQAVRAPGQVHLTPPYLSINEAHLCVTASIAAETARGMQVLCVDINWEVAAHRN from the coding sequence ATGAGCATGATCGAACTCGATCCTCCCGGCTTCCAGCCTCCGCGCCCCGTAGCGGGCGACGAAGGCTCCCGCCGCACCGTCCGGTATGGCGGCTACACGGTTTTCAGCGTATTCCAGCCGGTTTTCTCGGTATCGCACCGTCGCGCGATTGGCTATCACGCGTCGCTGCGCGCGCACGACGAGAACGAAAAGCAGGTGCCGTCAGCCGAAGTCTTCACCCAGGCCGCACGGCGCGGCGATCTGCTGGAACTCGGGCGGCTCGCCGAATCGCTGCATCTGGGTAACTTCAACGCGTTCGACAGTCACGACGAATGGCTCTTCCTGAGCCTGCATCCCGCCGCGCTGATGGATACGAGCTACGGCGACGCGCTCCTCGCGGGCCTCAAGGCGCTCGGTCTGCCGCCGCAGCGCGTGGTGCTCGAAGTATCCGAGCAGGCGGGCGGCGAAACGACGCGTTTCGCGGAGATCATCGACGCGCTGCGCAAGTCCGGCTTTCTGATCGCGCTCGACGGCTTCGGCGCGAAGCATTCGAACATCGACCGCGTGTGGAATCTGCGGCCCGACATCGTCACGCTCGACCGCTGCATCCTCGCGCAGGCCAGCGAGCATTCGCATATCGAGCGCGTGCTGCCCGGCATCGTGTCGATGCTGCATGAATCGGGGCAACTGGTGCTGATGGGCGGCCTGACGACCGAGCGCGACGCGCTGATCGCGCTCGAATGCAATGTCGATTTCGTGCAAGGCACGTTCTTCGCCGCGCCGAGCGTCGAACCCGTCGCGCGTCAGGCGACGGTGAGTCTGATGGACAAGCTGTCGGCGGCGCTGCGCGAACGCGTGGCCGCACGCGAGCGTGCGCAATCCGAGCGGCTCGCGCCGTTTGTGACGGCGCTGGAAGCCGCGAGCGCGCAGCTGATCGAAGGCCAGCCGATGGCCGAGGCGACCGCGCCGCTGCTCGAACTGCGCGAAACGGCGCGCTGTTTCCTGCTCGACGGCTCGGGCCGCCAGATCGGCGACAACGTGCTGCCGCAGGGCCGCGCGTCGCAGCGTGCGAAACGCTTCCGGCCACTGTTGCATTCGGAAGGCGCGAGCTGGGAACGTCGTCCGTATTTTATCCAGGCCGTGCGCGCGCCCGGCCAGGTGCATCTGACACCGCCCTATCTGTCGATCAACGAGGCGCACCTTTGCGTGACGGCGTCGATCGCGGCGGAAACCGCGCGCGGCATGCAGGTGCTATGCGTCGATATCAACTGGGAAGTGGCCGCGCATCGTAATTGA